GGGGGCTCCGGGGGGGTCCCGGATTTGGGGGGAgttcctgggctgggctcaggggtCAGTGCAGTGGTCACTCGGGGGTCACTCCGTGGTCACTCGGGGTCACTCCGTGGTCGCTCGGGGTCGCTCGGTCAGTCGGGCGGGCACAGCCGCGCCCCGATGTCGTCCAGCAGCCAGTCCAGGCCGGGCAGCAGGTCCCGGCCGGTGAAGGCCGGGCAGCAGTCCAGGCCGGGCAGCAGGTCCCGGCCGGTGAAGGCCGAGCAGCCCTGGATGCGCCAGCGGTGGC
Above is a window of Ficedula albicollis isolate OC2 unplaced genomic scaffold, FicAlb1.5 N09937, whole genome shotgun sequence DNA encoding:
- the LOC101816496 gene encoding ADP-ribosylation factor-like protein 2, yielding RLAGATLLVFANKQDLPGALPAGDIREALELDSIRSHRWRIQGCSAFTGRDLLPGLDCCPAFTGRDLLPGLDWLLDDIGARLCPPD